The window TTTGACGGCTTGCACCCATTCAAGATGAAATTCAAAATCTTTTTTTAGTCCGTTGCTTTTGTCCCATTCTCCCTTGTTTACGCTCACACGCCGTCCGGCGTGAACGGTGAACCCGCCGTTTGAGAGAAGATAAGGCGGATCAGCAAAAACCATATCAATTGAATTTTCGGGGATGTCAGCGAGAATATCCAGACAATTTGCTTGGTATAAAACGAAGTCGTCTTTTTGATAATAGGGTTTTTGCATAACTATTTTCCTCTCTCTATATCAGCTTGCATCTGCAGCCATGCGTCACCAGCCCCCTCCATGGCCTCAGACTCCCCTTCGTCCATCCTTCGTCGTCGATCGTCTAAAATTTCATCTTCATACTCAAAATATAACGTACCTTGCGGTCTCCGCTTATATCCCAATAAATCACGAGCCATATTTGATAGAAAATCAATCTTATCTCCGATTTTTATTTTGTCGCCCTCTACTACTTCAGCAACTATGTTGGAATCTCTTGTAAAAGTGAGTTTCGATCCAATAGGTATCCCGTATTTCCCAAAATGAAATTTTGAGCGCCTTGTCTTTACTTCGTCGACCTCCTTCTCTTGCTCTTGGGTTAAGCCACTGTCAATACTAACTTCTCTAATTTCTGCTCGCTTTAATGCAAGTGCCGCATATTCTGGATTCATTTTAAAAAACTCTCGGTTAACTCGCGCACGACGGTCTGCGAAAATAGAGTGAAGCCATTTTTCCTCTCTTTCAGCGTCTTCAACGGTTGCCGCGTAATAGACCTCAAAAGGAAGCGGCACACCTGTCCGATCTAGCTGCCTTAGTCTTTCCTTAACATCGCCATGAGTAAACCCTATTTTTATATACTCGGGCATTGCTTCGTTTTTTAAAATATAAACGATTTGGCTCATAGATAACTAGACACATAGCTTTTCTGCCATTATCCTCTCAAAAACACACAAGAAAGGCAATCGGGGATTGGCCGCCTATTCATCATACACCTCTTGGATGTTGGACTCCCAAAGGCGCAGCTGGCCGCCAACAGAGCGGACGGTCCAGGAACCAACGAAAGAGCGGTAGACAATGTCGCCGTCAATAAGGTCTGTTGATTCTAGCTCTACGAATACGCGGGAATGGTTCTTCGGATCAGCGGTTATGTGGTAAACGGCGGTTTGGAGCTGTGTTTCAAATCCCACAACCCAATCTGCATAGGTAACCCTGCCGATAAAATGCGAAGAGAGTAAGGCGAATGCCGCTTCGTAGTTGCGCGCACTGATGTAGTGGTAATAGGCACGGACCGTATCAATGGGCGATGCGTTGGGGTTAATGTCTTTGTCGGGATTATCCCACGGCACACTCGTGCCAATGCGCAATGATTCATCCACCCACTCCCGCGCAATATCAGTACTGATGCCGATGCTCAAACTTTCACCACCTGCGGCGTTAATGCCCACCACCCTGCCGCAAAAAGTAATCATCGGGCCGCCACTCATGCCCTCGACAAGGCCGCCATCTGTTTGCAGGTAGTGCCGCTCGCCTGCCTTATTGCCACGAAATGCACTAATCGTAGCACGGTTTACGGTAACCTCTCCGTTCAGCGAACCGCCGTAAGGGTAGCCGAGAATAAACAGCTGTTGGCCCAATTGCGCATTCTGCCAGGCTTCCCACGGGAGGGGGCGCATGTTCCGTTCCACGGAAATGAGCGCTAAATCCAATCCTGGATGGCCATCCACAATGATGCCTGCTTCAAATGATCCGTCTGCATATACTATTTTGGGGCTTGGTTCGCCATCAATGACGTGATAGTTGGTGAGGATGAAATGCTCTTTTACAGCAAAGCCACTTCCCTCTCCAAAGGCTCCGATGATGCGTACAACGGAAGGGCCTGCTTCCGCAATGGTGTCTTGCGCACTGCATTGTAATGCCTCTCTCCCGCCAAGAGCGCGCTCAATGTCTGCAAGTCTCTCAAGTGTTGTGTACGCGAGCCATGCGCCTGCCACTAGCATCAATAGTACGATAGCTGACACGATGCGGAGCAAGATGATTGGGCGCGGAAGCCACTTTCGTTGCATGAGACGCTCTAAAAATGCATCACCACCATAGTCAGCAAATAATTTAAAGCCAAACGGCGTGAGAAAGCCAAACATAAACCAAGCCGTGGAGAAAATGAGTGCCGTAGTAATATTTAAAAGCACATAGCGCCATTGGGGCGTTTCGGGATAGTCAATGAATGAAAGTGCTAGCAGGCCCGCAAAGCCACAGAGCATGCCTAGGAGAAGGAGCGGTCTCTGTTTTCGGCTCAACGACTCGGACCATTCATATTCCTCTCCAACGCGGTATCCCTGTATCACAAGGCCGGCCGTACATATAAGAAAAGGGACGCCAACGGACAAGAAGTCCTCTAATCCCGTACGCTCATTATCTGAGAAAATAATGATGACGACGAGTAAAAGAGTATAAAAGACCGCCATGCGGATGTCCCATGACGTTGCGAGCCAGCGAGAGCGCGTTTCACGCAATTTCTGTATAAATGGATGCATACCCTCTGTTATGCATACGTTATACGCGCAAACGCCGAAAGAAGAAAGGGGCTATTTCTTTGTTATTTTAATCTTCGCTTTTTTGTTCAGCTCAGCTAGGCGACCTAATGAAAAAGATTTCTGCTTCTCTCTAAACAACAGCGCAACTTCGCCATTATATTTTTCTTTAAAATCTCCGTCTGGCTGTAGTTGTAATACTAAAAGCAAAAGATCTTTTGGAGATTTTTTCGTTAATTGGATGGAACCATGTTGTGTTGTTTTTATCTGAACATCGTACTTACCCCATTCTGCGTCTATATATGGATTACCGGGGCGATGGAGCGTGAGACCATATTGCCATTGTGCCCACACCTCCCCCGAACTCCCGATCGCAAACCCATCAAGAGTAAAGGGCCTGCCGGTATCTCGGGTAAGCTCGGAGCATATATCTAGTAATTGTTTGAGTAACTTTTTATATTGAAGGGCTTTCATGTGTGATCGCTTCAATGCGTTCGTCACAACGGGCGACGATGTCGTCTTTCTGGGCT of the Candidatus Paceibacterota bacterium genome contains:
- a CDS encoding serine protease, producing MHPFIQKLRETRSRWLATSWDIRMAVFYTLLLVVIIIFSDNERTGLEDFLSVGVPFLICTAGLVIQGYRVGEEYEWSESLSRKQRPLLLLGMLCGFAGLLALSFIDYPETPQWRYVLLNITTALIFSTAWFMFGFLTPFGFKLFADYGGDAFLERLMQRKWLPRPIILLRIVSAIVLLMLVAGAWLAYTTLERLADIERALGGREALQCSAQDTIAEAGPSVVRIIGAFGEGSGFAVKEHFILTNYHVIDGEPSPKIVYADGSFEAGIIVDGHPGLDLALISVERNMRPLPWEAWQNAQLGQQLFILGYPYGGSLNGEVTVNRATISAFRGNKAGERHYLQTDGGLVEGMSGGPMITFCGRVVGINAAGGESLSIGISTDIAREWVDESLRIGTSVPWDNPDKDINPNASPIDTVRAYYHYISARNYEAAFALLSSHFIGRVTYADWVVGFETQLQTAVYHITADPKNHSRVFVELESTDLIDGDIVYRSFVGSWTVRSVGGQLRLWESNIQEVYDE
- a CDS encoding GIY-YIG nuclease family protein, giving the protein MSQIVYILKNEAMPEYIKIGFTHGDVKERLRQLDRTGVPLPFEVYYAATVEDAEREEKWLHSIFADRRARVNREFFKMNPEYAALALKRAEIREVSIDSGLTQEQEKEVDEVKTRRSKFHFGKYGIPIGSKLTFTRDSNIVAEVVEGDKIKIGDKIDFLSNMARDLLGYKRRPQGTLYFEYEDEILDDRRRRMDEGESEAMEGAGDAWLQMQADIERGK